In one Halorubrum sp. CBA1229 genomic region, the following are encoded:
- a CDS encoding metal ABC transporter permease: MSGTATPDGEREDPAEEPAPGRPDRGLRRRAELAGIGLTAVVAAGMLGFLLLYWAQDLPVASDLYAAFRSLGRGMDAAFGTNVFRHPIMWQSMAVGVLVGVVAPLVGSFLVHREMALIGETLAHTAFAGVAIGILVNASTGWGSSLLLVALVVAIAGALVVQWLTERTDAYGDVPIAIMLSGSFAVGTLIVSYGRGLTAINIEGYLFGNLAVVTAEGARLMGALSLLVVGGVALTYKQLLFITFDEQAARVAQLNVTGYNTLLVVMTAVVVVGAMQVLGVILVAAMLVVPVAAASQVARSFREATYLGVIFGQLSVLGGFAVSIGLGLPSGGSIVVTAIAIYLASIAVSGFSVKAISAHG; encoded by the coding sequence ATGAGCGGGACCGCGACGCCGGACGGCGAGAGGGAGGACCCCGCCGAGGAGCCGGCGCCCGGCCGGCCCGACCGTGGACTCCGCCGGCGAGCCGAGCTCGCGGGGATCGGGCTCACGGCCGTCGTCGCGGCCGGGATGCTCGGATTCCTCCTCCTCTACTGGGCGCAGGACCTTCCGGTCGCGAGCGACCTGTACGCCGCGTTCCGCTCGCTCGGGCGGGGGATGGACGCCGCGTTCGGCACGAACGTGTTCCGGCACCCGATCATGTGGCAGTCGATGGCGGTGGGCGTGCTCGTCGGCGTCGTCGCTCCGCTCGTCGGCTCGTTCCTCGTCCACCGGGAGATGGCGCTGATCGGCGAGACGCTCGCGCACACGGCGTTCGCGGGGGTCGCGATCGGCATCCTCGTCAACGCCTCGACGGGGTGGGGCAGCTCGCTCCTGCTCGTCGCGCTCGTCGTCGCGATCGCGGGGGCGCTGGTCGTCCAGTGGCTCACCGAGCGCACCGACGCCTACGGCGACGTGCCCATCGCGATCATGCTCAGCGGGAGCTTCGCGGTCGGCACCCTGATCGTCAGCTACGGCCGCGGGCTGACCGCGATCAACATCGAGGGGTACCTGTTCGGCAACCTCGCGGTCGTCACGGCCGAGGGCGCGCGGCTGATGGGCGCGCTCTCCCTGCTCGTCGTCGGCGGCGTGGCGCTGACGTACAAGCAGCTCCTCTTCATCACCTTCGACGAGCAGGCGGCGCGGGTCGCCCAGCTGAACGTCACCGGCTACAACACGCTGCTCGTGGTGATGACCGCCGTCGTCGTCGTCGGCGCGATGCAGGTGCTCGGCGTCATCCTCGTCGCCGCCATGCTCGTCGTCCCCGTCGCGGCCGCCTCGCAGGTGGCCCGGAGCTTCCGCGAGGCGACGTACCTCGGCGTGATCTTCGGCCAGCTGTCGGTGCTCGGCGGCTTCGCCGTCTCGATCGGCCTCGGCCTCCCCTCCGGCGGCTCGATCGTCGTCACGGCGATCGCCATCTACCTCGCGAGCATCGCGGTCTCGGGCTTCTCGGTGAAGGCCATCTCGGCGCACGGGTAG